DNA sequence from the Fibrobacter sp. UWB11 genome:
TCAAGTAAGCAGTTCTCGGATCCTCGATTGTAGCCGAAGAAGAGGGGCGATTCCCGCTCGAGGCAGGAATGACAGAGCTGCTACTGGATTGCTTCGCTTCGCTCGCAATGACGTTACTAGAAGAGGATCGGCTTTCACTGCTCAGGATAACACTGTCTCCATCCGCAAGTGCCTTCACGTACGTTTCAAATGCAGGTACAGAATCGGTGAGGTTCCAGCTTTCGATGTTCTTGCGGATTGTATCGAGTTTACCGGTAGCTGTAGCGTTTGTAGCCCAGTTTGCAATTTCCGTTTTTACTTTATCATCCAATGAACCATTCTGTGAAATTGCAACTGAATATTCATCCAAGCGTTCTGCAAGTTTTGCCTCATTCGCATTTGCCTGCACCATCACACTCACTGCCAAAAGCGCGGCATTGCCATCGCCCTTTTCAAGGATGTTCAGGTCTTCGGATTCTGCGATACCACCCTTAATGTTGAACGAAGCAAGCACTTCTTTTTCAGCCTGCTTTTTCGCATCATCAAAGGACATTTTCTGAGCGGTCACCAAGTTCATCACGCGCTCGTATTCAAGTTCTGTGAGCACGTTGATATTTACATGCTTTCTGTCCTTGAGGTTTGTCAGCGCATGGAGCGTCAACTTCTCAGAAGACTTCTTGCCATTAAGTTCGTTCAAGTAATAACCTAAGACTTCAAACACCGCACATGTAGATGACAAAGTAACATTATCAACAACAAATTCACCTTTATCGTTCTTGACAGAGCCTTCAAAAGTTTCATCTGTAAACTTGAGTGTTTTGCAATCGATTCCCTGCACTGTCACAGCAGAACCCTTTTCAAACGGTCCCTTCTGCGTAAGGCCGGCCACATTCAAATCCGCGATGATTCCCGCATCTTCCGTGGTACCGCCCGCAAAGCCGCCATCATCATTAGAACCGGTGCAAGCCACAACAAAAGCCGAAGCCATTGCAAACGCGATTGTCTGAGCGAGCACGCCCATACTCTTTCCGAGCACTCTCTTTTTCATTTTATCAATCCTCATCCCTAACATTTTTATTTGAATTCAAAAAAACTTCCGCATTTTCACTGCGGTCAACGCGGTTATCAATCCGTTCACTTACAGGAAATAATTGCAAATTCAATCGGTAAACTTGTTCTGTTTCGTCATCTTCACTCGCTATTGCCACAATGCGACGGCGACAATCAGCAAGTTCCTTTTTTATTCGTTCGTAGGCACGGCGCGTAATGCCCATCGTAAGCCCCGACATATCACGTTCCGATAGCGGCAAGTCCAATGCCTTGACCGCAAACTCTCCCATTTGGCGCTGCATATCACGAGCCGCCACCGGAACCGCGTCTACATTACCCATCGAAATAGACTTATCCGTCTGGTAATAGTTACCGCTCTTGTCCTTCTTCAAGAGATTTGCCTTCACCAAAAAGTCCAGCGTTTCAGAAACTTCTGACGCTGAAATATTCGGTTTGCAAGCACGCGCTATTTCGAGAGGTTTTGCACCCGGCATGTGAGCAGCAAGCTCACGAATCACCGGGTTTTTCCACGATTTGAAGTAATCGAATTCCTCGTTCCCCAACACTCGGACCTTGTGCGCCATTGCAAGCGCACAACGTTCTTCGAACGCCGATCTCTTCGCCTCGTCGTTTTTTGCATGGGCATAAGAAACCATCAGGACAAAATAATCGTACTCAAAGCCGACGAGCCCCATGGCACCGGCAACCGACCCTGCGGAGCCGATGCTCAAATTCTTCTTACCCTCGCAAACGTATTTCAGGTAAATCGGCGACGTAAAACCAGCCTTTCGAGCGAACTCACGCCACGTAAATGCCGAACAGCGCTTACGTTCATCGTAATAATCCTGGATGAACTTGCGATAATCGGTATATTCTACGATCTCCTTCATGTTTACAAATATAGATACTTTTGTACATTTTAGAATACAGATTTGGCGTTTTTAGTTAAATTTTACCACTTTTGACGTTTTTACAAAAATTTATGCAATTTAGAATACAAACATGTATTCCAGGAATACAAAAAAAAGCCTCACCATCTCTGGCGGGCTTTCCTTCCTCCCTTTTCCTAACAACAATTACTTATCGTAGATGGTAATATTTATTCTGGCCCGGAACAGGTAGCCTTCCGCGCCGAGATTGCGGTAATAATCAACAACCGCAAAGACCTCTGCCTCATAGCGGAATTTTTCGACTTCTTTCTCGAACCGGTAGAATGTCAGTTCGCCGTCATAATCCGATTTTGTATATTCCGTATATCGCATAGACTCAAGATCGTCTATGGTGAGCGTTTCCTGGCTCTTCAAGGTAAAGCCGTGCGCTTCCATCATCAAGGCGTATTCATCGGCCTTGGCCTTGGCTTCATCGAAATAGTCATCATTACTAGCGCCGACACTAGAACCGAGTCGGGTATAAGCATTCCAAGACGTCCACTTCTGGTCATTCGAATAGTACCTATAATGGTACTGCGTCGAATCTAAGACAAACTTCAGGTCTTCGGGGATTTCCCTGTACTTGGGAGAATCATAGTCCTTTTTAGTTTCCGTCGGAATCTCGTCAACCCCTTCATCGCGAACGACGAGCTTTACGTAGAACATCTTCGATGGCATGGTTATGCCCATCGGCGTCCAAACACGGACCTCGCCCTTCGTAATCACAAGCGTATAGACTTTGCCGCCAGACGTTTTCGTGTAAACATACGAATCCTCGGTATAATCGTTATCCAGTGAATCATTGGAATACGTCCCCTCATATTCGAAGCCCTTTCCCCCGGCTTTGTTTATCAGTTCCGTCGCAATGGAATCACACCCGCTTCCAAGCGCAGGACTCTGGCCCCGCCACATAATCTGGGCACCATCCGCATATTCCTTGTACTCCGTTTTCTTTTCAAGGAAATCCTCGACGAAGGCCAATTCTTCGGGCAAATCCGGCAGGGTGTCCTTTTTAACTTCCACGGAACTTGAAGACGAAGAAACAAACGGGCTATAGATGGAACTCGAAGAAGCAACACTCGATGATGAAATATGTATCGGCAAATCTTCGAATCCTTCCTTCATCACGAATATGGCGACATCGAACATGAAGGCTCCATAGCCAGCCCCTGCCGGAGAGAGAGTCTTCGTCATCGCAATTTTATAAACGAGATCACCCTTCTTCGCAGAATAGATATAAGACAAACTATCATAGAACGAATGCAAATAGAACGATTTCAACGAATCACTCAACATCGTCTTTTCAAAAACAAATCCTTTCGCGCCCAAAGTATCCACCAATGCGCTCGCGGCAGAATCTCTTGTCGCGGTATCATGGACATTTGCCCAAGATGTACACGTCCACACCCTCTGTTCGCCATCGCCATAAATCACCGGCCCGCGGGCACTGCAGAACTCCTCAAAAAACTGAAGTTCTGGAGGGAGCACAGAAAGCGAATCCTGCGAAGCCGATGAATTAAACGGGTTATAGACGGAACTCGACGAGGCAATACTCGAGGAAGATTCGTCCTTGCCGCTACTCGAACTCGATTCAGGCTCGTCGCCCGGAACATGCCAGCGGCCTTTTTCGCACACAAAGTATTCATTGTACAGTTTGCTCAATTTGTTCACATTACGCTTGGTTTCGTTTTCACGCTTGTCATTGCAAACACCGAGACCGTAATTGTTCCACCAGAAGTTCGTCACGAACTTTTCAAATACAGGCGCGGAATCTGCATACTTCCAGTTTTCGACATTCTTGCGCACATTTGCGAGCGTTCCCTTGAGATCTGTATCGCAAGCCCAATCCGCAATCGCAGTTTTGGTATCGGCATCGTCCCAACTGCCACCTTCTGCAAGTGCAATGCTGAATTCGCCCATGCGTTCGGTAAGCCCAGCCACATCGACATCGCTTTGCATCAACACGCTTACCGCGAGGAGTGCTGCGTTGCCATCACCTGATTCGAAGATGTTCAGGTCTTCGGATTCTGCAAAGTCACCCTCGATAGCAAACGAAGACAAGATTTCTTTTTCGGCTTGCGATTTCGCATCTGCAATTGATTTTTTCTTCTCGGTCACCAAATACTTCACGCGTTCGTATTCCAAATGCGTGAGCAAATTGATGTTCACCGTTTTGCGGTTCGAAAGATCCGTAAGCGCACGAAGAGTCACCGTTCCCGACGACTTCTTGCCAGAGATTTCATCGCGATAATAGCCATTTGCCTCAAGAATCGCGTACTGCGATTGCAAATTGATGTCCTTGATAGCAAAGTCACCCTTGTCGCTCTTGATAGTTCCCTTGAAACTTTTGCCTGTTTGCTTGAGCGTAATGCCGTCCAGTTCCTGCACGGTCACCGCAGAACCAGTTACAAACGGGCCCTTCTGCGACACGCCTGCCACATCCAAATCCTTGATGGCGTAAACGCCCGCATCACCTGAAGCGCCACCCGCAACATCATTATCGGAACACGCCCAGAACAAAATTCCAAATGCAAAAACTGGTAAAATTTTATTCAGCGTCATATTCATTTATCCTTATCATAAAATTAATTTAAGTATTTTCTAAAATTCTAATCCTTAACGCAACGGACTGCATAAGCATATCTTTTATTAAAAGTCGTACTCAAAGCAGCATCGTCATCCATAAAAAACAAATGTATATGGGCAGCGTATCTTTCATTCACTTCTGTCGAAGTCCAAAAACCTGCAAAACGACCTTCATTTTCATAATCATTAAACTCATCTCTATCACCAACCGGAAGGGCAGAGAAGCCAAAACTATCCGTACCGGCGCCATCATCATTCCAACCATTGACAGATTTGAGCATTTTTGCAGCAGTATCTCTACCTCCTACTGAATAGTACAAAGTCATACCCTCGTTTTGCGAAGGCAGATGCCAGCCAGTAGGGCACGCATTCAACGCCGCAGACCACGTATAAAGGCGGCCATACTTTGTACAGTATTCGGCTGAATCATTATAACAATAACTTTCGTCCGTTTCATAGTTCAAGTTCTCCGCCATCCACACTTGCTTTCCAATTTTCACGGTCTTGTATTCTTGACCATTACGCTCATCCGTCAACATTCCGTATTCGCAATCATCTGTACTTTCCGTCTTGCAGGCAGCCACAGCCGAATCTTCCACAAGAATATAAGATCTCAACGAATCATTTTCACCCTGGACACAACGGACAGAAAACGCATTGTACTTTCCTTCGTCCATATCCAATGATACTGTATTGAAGTTAGCGCCCACATGCATCACATACGCAAATTCGACTTTACTCTCTGTAGAACTCCAGAAATCCGCAAGCCACTCCTTGTTTATGTATTCTCCACTTGCAGACCTACCACCAATGGGAAGCACCGTAAAACCGTAATCATCTGTACCATTGAGATCGTTTAACCAACCACTCGTGGACTTGAGTTTACTTCCTGCCATCGCAGAGTCTCCTAATGCATCCACTAAAGTTTTAAAATCAGCCAGAAGAGGCAAATGCCAACCTTCAGGACAAGCTCTCATCGCAGCATTCCACTCGTAAAAACGTCCATACGTTGCGCAATATTCCACGGAATCATTATAGCAATAACTTTTTTCGGTTTCGTAGTTCAAGTTTTCCGCCATCCAGACTTGATTGCCAATCTTAACAGTCCTATATGTTTTTCCATCACGAGAATCCGTCATCGTATTTTGCGCAGCATCCGGCGAATCGGCGCCAAACTTTTCCACATACTTTTCAAAAGCAGGCACTTCGGCAGCAATTCCCCAGCCTTCGACATTTTTGCGGATTGAATCCAGCAGTCCGTCAGCAGCAGCAGAAACCCATTCCATAATCGCAGTCTTCGTACTGGAATCGCTCCACACGCCTTTTTCAGCAAACGAGTCATCGAACTTGTCCATACGTTCCACGAGAGCATCAACATCGGCACCGCCCTGCATCATCACGCTCACAGCAAGCAAGGCTGCGTTACCATCGCCCGATTCAAAAATATTCAGGTTCTCAAACGCTTCAAAACTGCCCACAATGTCAAACGCAGCAAGCACTTCTTTTTCAGCTTGTTTTTTTGCCTCAGCAAACGACTTTCCCTTTTGGGTCACGAGGTACACAATGCGCTCATATTCTAGGTTTGTGAGAATGTTGACATTCACTTTTTCGCGATTTTCAAGGTCTGTCAATGCGCGAAGAGTCAGCTCGCCATCCGTTTCCTTTCCAGAAAATTCGCTACGATACTTACCCGTCGCCTCGAACACCGCACACGACGACTTGAGCGAGACGCCTTTCACCGCAAAGTCGCCCTTGTCACTCTTGACCGTACCTTCAAAACGCTCGTCTGAAAGTTTCATCGTCTTGCAGTCAATTCCGCGTACCATCACCGCAGAGCCCTTGACGAACGGCCCCTTCTGCGACACGCCTGCCACATCCAAATCCTTGATGGCGTAAACGCCCGCATCACCTGAAGCGCCGCCAGCAACGTCATCGTTCGAGCACCCCGCCAAAAACGATACCGCCACAAAAGCCGAAGCCACAAATCCGTTCTTGAAAAATTCGCACACGTTTCTCATTTTCTCTCATCCTTATTCAAAACTGTTCCACTTTTATTCAACCATTCGCTCATCGGGAACAGTTGCACATTCAAGCGATAAACACGCTCCGTTTCATCTTCTTCCGTCGCAATCGCGACAATGCGCCGATAAAACTCATCCACTTCCTTTTTTATCCGTTCGTAAGCGCGATGCGTAAGGCCGAGCGTATAGCCCGACATTACGCGTTCCGAAAGAGGCAACTCAAGTGACTGTATTGCAAACTCCCCCATTTGGCGCTGCAAATCGCGAGCCGCCAAAGGCACCGCCTCCACGGGAGCCATCTTAATTGCCTTATCCGTTTGTTGGTAGTTTCCGTTCTTGTCCTTCTTCAAGAGCTTCGCCTTCACCAAAAAATCAAGTGTCTCAGAAACTTCTGCCGCCGAAATCTTCTGTTTGCAAGCACGCGCAATTTCGAGAGGCTTTGCACCAGGCATGTGCGGAGCCAATTCTCGAATCACGGAATTTTTCCACGATTTAAAGTAATTGAATTCTTCATCACCGAGAACACGCATCTTGTGGGCAAGCGCCAACGCACAACGTTCCTCGAACGCGGCACGTTTTGTCTTGTCATCCTTTGCATGAGCGTACGAAACCATCAAAACGAAATAAGTCTGTTCGAAGCCGACAAGGCCCATGGCACTTGCGACAGAACCCGCAGAACCAACACTCAGGTTTTTCTTTCCTTCGCAAACATACTTCAAATAAACATCCGACGAAAAACCCGCCTTTTGTGCAAACATATGCCAAGAAAACGCCGAAGTGCGTTTACGTTCGTCGTAGTAATCCTGAATGTACTTGCGGTAATCCGTATATTCAACGATATCCTTCATGGTTACAAATATAAATGAATTTCTCCATTTTAGAACATAAAATTGGCGTTTTTGCGCAGATTTTACCACTTTTTGAGTTTTTATTAAAAAATCGCAAATTTAGAACATGACATACATATTCCTGGAACATGGAGATTCCCGCCTTCGCGGGAATGACAAATAAAAAAACGCGGGAATGACAAAAATTCCCCGCGACGTTTTTCGTCGCAGGGACTCCCCTTACATAAAATTACTTTATTCTGCGTCTTTCACGCAACGGACACTTTGTCCATAATACTTGTAATTTTGATACGTATAAGTTTGAGTATAAATGTTGTTTATATTGAAATATCGACCATCATCGGCACTGTATTCGGTGGCGCTCCAGTAATAAACATCCGAACCCACCTTTTCCCAACTAGTTGCAGAAAGCCTTCTTCCGGTCGGAAGTGATGCAAAGCCATATTTATCAGTACCGTTATTGTTAGGCGTTCCGGCATAGTCCCACCCGCTCAAAGCCTTGAGAGGCTTTCCACACGTACTGTAATCCCCTATAGCCTCACACAACAAACTCCATTCACGGAGTGTCGGCAAATGCCAACCATCCGGGCAAATTCCCTGAACACTATGATTGAGTCCGCACGTCTTGCCATAACCGCAATCCAACGGTTCCTTCGGATCGTTCGCCAAGGCAACAGAATCGATTGCTGCTGCCCAGGTGTAATAGCGGCCACCCACATTGCAATTCTTTTCATCATTATTGTAGCACCAGTTGCGGCCCTTCAAGCTCGGAGTCTTGACGCTATCGGCATAGTTCAAATTTTCTGCCATCCACACCTGCGAATAATTCGTGTCTGGCACGTCAATTTTCACAACCTTATACACTTGCTTGTCACGCGGGTCGACCATCGAGTCATATTTGATTTTCGGATTCAGGCGTGCTTCCTTGGGCACATCCCAGCTCCACCCTTCGGTATCACTAGAACTTGAAGAAGGTCTTACCGGCGCAGTCGAAGGATCCCCTTTGACGCAACGGACACTTTGTCCATAAGACTTGCTATTCTGATACGTATAAGAATTGGTATAAACGTTGTTTATATTGAAATACCGGCCATCATTGGCACTGTATTCAGTAGCGCTCCAGTAATAAACATCCGAGCCCACCTTTTCCCATTTAGTAGCAGAAATTCTTCTTCCGGTCGGGAGTGCGGCAAAGCCGTAAAGATCCGTACCGTTGTTGTCAGGCGTTCCGGCGTAGTTCCATCCAGTCAACGCCT
Encoded proteins:
- a CDS encoding TIGR02147 family protein, with the translated sequence MKEIVEYTDYRKFIQDYYDERKRCSAFTWREFARKAGFTSPIYLKYVCEGKKNLSIGSAGSVAGAMGLVGFEYDYFVLMVSYAHAKNDEAKRSAFEERCALAMAHKVRVLGNEEFDYFKSWKNPVIRELAAHMPGAKPLEIARACKPNISASEVSETLDFLVKANLLKKDKSGNYYQTDKSISMGNVDAVPVAARDMQRQMGEFAVKALDLPLSERDMSGLTMGITRRAYERIKKELADCRRRIVAIASEDDETEQVYRLNLQLFPVSERIDNRVDRSENAEVFLNSNKNVRDED
- a CDS encoding TIGR02147 family protein, with product MKDIVEYTDYRKYIQDYYDERKRTSAFSWHMFAQKAGFSSDVYLKYVCEGKKNLSVGSAGSVASAMGLVGFEQTYFVLMVSYAHAKDDKTKRAAFEERCALALAHKMRVLGDEEFNYFKSWKNSVIRELAPHMPGAKPLEIARACKQKISAAEVSETLDFLVKAKLLKKDKNGNYQQTDKAIKMAPVEAVPLAARDLQRQMGEFAIQSLELPLSERVMSGYTLGLTHRAYERIKKEVDEFYRRIVAIATEEDETERVYRLNVQLFPMSEWLNKSGTVLNKDERK
- a CDS encoding fibrobacter succinogenes major paralogous domain-containing protein, which produces MRNVCEFFKNGFVASAFVAVSFLAGCSNDDVAGGASGDAGVYAIKDLDVAGVSQKGPFVKGSAVMVRGIDCKTMKLSDERFEGTVKSDKGDFAVKGVSLKSSCAVFEATGKYRSEFSGKETDGELTLRALTDLENREKVNVNILTNLEYERIVYLVTQKGKSFAEAKKQAEKEVLAAFDIVGSFEAFENLNIFESGDGNAALLAVSVMMQGGADVDALVERMDKFDDSFAEKGVWSDSSTKTAIMEWVSAAADGLLDSIRKNVEGWGIAAEVPAFEKYVEKFGADSPDAAQNTMTDSRDGKTYRTVKIGNQVWMAENLNYETEKSYCYNDSVEYCATYGRFYEWNAAMRACPEGWHLPLLADFKTLVDALGDSAMAGSKLKSTSGWLNDLNGTDDYGFTVLPIGGRSASGEYINKEWLADFWSSTESKVEFAYVMHVGANFNTVSLDMDEGKYNAFSVRCVQGENDSLRSYILVEDSAVAACKTESTDDCEYGMLTDERNGQEYKTVKIGKQVWMAENLNYETDESYCYNDSAEYCTKYGRLYTWSAALNACPTGWHLPSQNEGMTLYYSVGGRDTAAKMLKSVNGWNDDGAGTDSFGFSALPVGDRDEFNDYENEGRFAGFWTSTEVNERYAAHIHLFFMDDDAALSTTFNKRYAYAVRCVKD